A region from the Manihot esculenta cultivar AM560-2 chromosome 13, M.esculenta_v8, whole genome shotgun sequence genome encodes:
- the LOC110630313 gene encoding RPM1-interacting protein 4 isoform X2, which yields MTQRSHVPKFGNWESEENVPYTAYFEKARKGRGGKMINPNDPEENPDLSSDDAAPAQTPPSGGRVMEEPTGQGAVRQAHERRRSKEDGEFRQFTESPARHDNMNMVVGSEPSPSRYGGRGVSYGEAHRQTGRPSAKSVGSENSMERSPLHHKARISGRGSGAPSPAWEGKGSSESSYGTPGRSRLKPKGSESPDKGAAVPKFGEWDENNPASADGYTHIFNKVREERQIEAGKVPGTPTRSSISNARKPTPNNSSKSCCFPWGRK from the exons ATGACA CAACGTTCGCATGTGCCAAAGTTTGGCAATTGGGAAAGTGAAGAGAATGTTCCTTACACAGCTTACTTTGAAAAGGCTCGAAAGGGTCGAGGTGGGAAGATGATAAATCCAAATGATCCTGAAGAGAATCCTGATTTAAGCTCTGATGATGCAGCTCCAGCTCAAACGCCTCCTTCTGGAGGCAGAGTCATGGAGGAACCAACAGGGCAGGGGGCTGTTAGACAAGCACATGAGCGTCGAAGGAGCAAGGAAGATGGTGAATTCAGACAGTTTACTGAGTCTCCAGCACGCCATGACAACATGAATATGGTAGTTGGCAGTGAGCCTTCCCCATCGCGTTATGGTGGCCGTGGAGTAAGCTACGGTGAAGCCCACAGACAAACTGGAAGACCAAGTGCAAAAAGCGTGGGGTCTGAAAACAGCATGGAGCGGTCCCCACTCCATCACAAGGCCAGGATCTCAGGGAGAGGTAGTGGGGCTCCATCTCCTGCCTGGGAAGGAAAAGGTTCATCTGAAAGTAGCTATGGTACTCCTGGAAGATCCCGATTGAAACCAAAAGGCAGTGAAAGT CCTGATAAGGGTGCTGCTGTTCCAAAATTTGGTGAATGGGACGAGAACAACCCTGCATCTGCTGATGGCTATACTCACATTTTCAACAAAGTGAGGGAGGAGAGGCAAATCGAGGCAGGTAAAGTCCCTGGCACGCCAACCAGGTCATCTATAAGCAATGCTCGGAAACCAACCCCCAACAACAGCTCCAAG AGTTGCTGCTTTCCATGGGGCCGAAAGTGA
- the LOC110630313 gene encoding RPM1-interacting protein 4 isoform X1 yields the protein MGSVHGSHICQKQRSHVPKFGNWESEENVPYTAYFEKARKGRGGKMINPNDPEENPDLSSDDAAPAQTPPSGGRVMEEPTGQGAVRQAHERRRSKEDGEFRQFTESPARHDNMNMVVGSEPSPSRYGGRGVSYGEAHRQTGRPSAKSVGSENSMERSPLHHKARISGRGSGAPSPAWEGKGSSESSYGTPGRSRLKPKGSESPDKGAAVPKFGEWDENNPASADGYTHIFNKVREERQIEAGKVPGTPTRSSISNARKPTPNNSSKSCCFPWGRK from the exons ATGGGTAGCGTGCATGGATCGCACATCTGTCAGAAG CAACGTTCGCATGTGCCAAAGTTTGGCAATTGGGAAAGTGAAGAGAATGTTCCTTACACAGCTTACTTTGAAAAGGCTCGAAAGGGTCGAGGTGGGAAGATGATAAATCCAAATGATCCTGAAGAGAATCCTGATTTAAGCTCTGATGATGCAGCTCCAGCTCAAACGCCTCCTTCTGGAGGCAGAGTCATGGAGGAACCAACAGGGCAGGGGGCTGTTAGACAAGCACATGAGCGTCGAAGGAGCAAGGAAGATGGTGAATTCAGACAGTTTACTGAGTCTCCAGCACGCCATGACAACATGAATATGGTAGTTGGCAGTGAGCCTTCCCCATCGCGTTATGGTGGCCGTGGAGTAAGCTACGGTGAAGCCCACAGACAAACTGGAAGACCAAGTGCAAAAAGCGTGGGGTCTGAAAACAGCATGGAGCGGTCCCCACTCCATCACAAGGCCAGGATCTCAGGGAGAGGTAGTGGGGCTCCATCTCCTGCCTGGGAAGGAAAAGGTTCATCTGAAAGTAGCTATGGTACTCCTGGAAGATCCCGATTGAAACCAAAAGGCAGTGAAAGT CCTGATAAGGGTGCTGCTGTTCCAAAATTTGGTGAATGGGACGAGAACAACCCTGCATCTGCTGATGGCTATACTCACATTTTCAACAAAGTGAGGGAGGAGAGGCAAATCGAGGCAGGTAAAGTCCCTGGCACGCCAACCAGGTCATCTATAAGCAATGCTCGGAAACCAACCCCCAACAACAGCTCCAAG AGTTGCTGCTTTCCATGGGGCCGAAAGTGA